A single region of the Aptenodytes patagonicus chromosome 7, bAptPat1.pri.cur, whole genome shotgun sequence genome encodes:
- the NKX2-8 gene encoding homeobox protein Nkx-2.8 translates to MATSGRISFTVRSILDLPEQDANSIKQVSDHHHSAENYTGSPYRGWIETDRNHYPSSDESGPELSLPDSTQRSLPARGSEAEEKKKKRRVLFSKAQTLELERRFRQQRYLSAPEREQLARLLSLTPTQVKIWFQNHRYKMKRARSEGPGSPPPRPPALLRRVVVPVLVRDGEPCRGCPASPPPPAARPKLGCALAGCSAQAALALQGYRACPPASAAALGVFPAYQHLAHPAVVSWGW, encoded by the exons ATGGCCACATCCGGCAGGATCAGTTTTACAGTGAGGAGCATTTTGGATTTACCAGAGCAGGATGCTAATAGCATAAAGCAAGTCTCTGACCATCACCACTCAGCGGAGAACTACACCGGCTCGCCGTACCGAGGGTGGATAGAAACAGACAGAAATCACTATCCCT CTTCCGACGAGAGCGGCCCGGAGCTGAGCTTGCCCGACTCCACCCAAAGGTCGCTCCCCGCCCGCGGCTCGGAGGccgaggagaagaagaagaagcggcGGGTGCTCTTCTCCAAGGCGCAGACGCTGGAGCTGGAGCGGCGGTTCCGGCAGCAGCGGTACCTCTCGGCGCCGGAGCGGGAGCAGCTGGCCCGGCTGCTCAGCCTCACCCCCACCCAGGTGAAGATCTGGTTCCAAAACCACCGCTACAAGATGAAGCGGGCGCGGAGCGagggccccggcagccccccgccgcgcccgcccgccctgcTGCGCCGGGTGgtggtgccggtgctggtgcggGACGGGGAGCCCTGCCGCggctgccccgccagccccccgccgcccgccgcccgccccaaGCTGGGCTGCGCCCTGGCGGGCTGCAGCGCCCAGGCTGCCCTCGCCCTGCAGGGCTACCGagcctgcccgcccgcctccgccgccgccctcgGCGTCTTCCCCGCTTACCAGCACTTAGCGCACCCCGCCGTCGTCTCCTGGGGATGGTGA